One region of Acanthopagrus latus isolate v.2019 chromosome 24, fAcaLat1.1, whole genome shotgun sequence genomic DNA includes:
- the LOC119015192 gene encoding collagen alpha-1(XVIII) chain-like isoform X1 has protein sequence MLKIQTWLLLLALCAGNSEAWFWSTKEESTTETPTEGGTSDASMPTGATTPTWTTGAPETANTTKKKDDPEESDDLSGVGEEILNVATGIRKFVQAWDATPTARTTNGGLTEKVESANPNTTVESGVSLLQLIGDPPPDAITRSYGPRGESAYVFTPAAVSGQPALAHVPNPFYRHFSLVFHLKPSSPAASVLFSITDGPQRLMYIAVKLSAVQSGRQKVQFFYTEPDSEASYEAASFDVPSMVDNWSRFSLAVFEEQVTFYQGCDSEPQVVKFERSPDPMELDAGAGIFVGQAGGANPDKFQGEIAELKVVGNPRTAERLCDDEDDSDAASGDFGSGEGDRRQTGHTVRTTPPSLRPVPQPPLKPSEGTRRKETDFRYQPSSVDQSRAGSPGPRGPGGSKGEKGDKGEKGSSGDRGPAGPKGESGSGSGSGFSSQGGGQKGEKGDKGPKGSSGFGYPGNKGERGAQGPPGQPGPPGPAAEVVRLGDGSVVQQVSGPPGPPGPPGADGPAGPAGADGEPGDPGEDGKAGPSGPRGFPGSPGTAGAKGEKGERGESQPGPRGPPGPPGPPGPGTADRPTFVDMEGSGFPDRAYRGLPGLPGPPGPPGPPGTSVALGTNGPVAFGPPGPPGQDGAPGLPGPPGPPGPPGQPGLIGAKGDGGELGLPGASGEKQDEQDSNFFTGLFSYFAPSSTGAQGDAGRAGTPGQTGLAGLPGPMGPVGPPGPPGPPGPPYRGGFAFGVDGNYEGNNGLPGVSGPPGPQGPPGIAGLPGKPGLPGTHGAKGSEGPRGPPGIPGLDGFPGQSGEKGERGEKGEAGVPGRDGGPPGPPGPPGPPGQIAYQPTSDYNDVYWSEGAQGRGGVPGRAGFPGPMGPKGDKGDSGPPGNAPKGQKGEPGLILGADGRPQYIGHLAGQPGERGPPGPVGPPGPYGPAGQKGEIGLPGRPGRPGLNGAKGERGDLGGGAGYGYPGPPGPPGPPGPPGPTSSFDGSRGLDDYARYYPATKGEKGDRGFPGTLDIPGFGSNIDIYTLKTQMKGETGSPGVKGEKGEPGGGGGYYDSRYGWSGSGPPGERGPPGPPGDTIIGPAGPQGPPGQPGRGYDGQPGPPGPPGPPGASFPGANRGTQTINIPGPPGPPGAPGLPGHTSGVTVLRSYDTMTATARRQPEGTLVYIIDQTDLYLRVRDGVRQVQLGGYIALPSEDGNEVAAVEPPPVVPYYPDQQSNTDTQRSPEAPVHPDSNHQSHPHQHHPTHPHLPHPTHPQHPSNPDPRYPTHYDPRYHPDPRYPSPSDPRFPSYSERLNLPDSRYSVEEQPSYPDTRYTVTARRPPPPVPETPVHRHVSGPGLHLIALNSPQTGGMKGIRGADYMCFTQAQAIGMKGTFRGFLSSRLQDLQSIVRRADRDHVPIVNLKDEVLFDSWDAIFNDGRIKDNLPIYSFDGKDVLSDSTWPEKMMWHGSTGAGLRNVDGFCETWRVGNPTLTGMASSLQSGSLLQQTSSSCSSSYVVLCIENSYTGHAKR, from the exons ATGCTGAAGATCCAGACGTGGTTGCTTCTCCTGGCTCTCTGTGCCGGGAACTCGGAGGCCTGGTTTTGGTCCACAAAAGAGGAATCGACCACAGAAACCCCAACAGAGGGCGGGACATCAGATGCCTCCATGCCAACAGGTGCCACCACGCCAACATGGACGACAGGTGCCCCCGAGACGGCCAATACCACGAAGAAGAAGGATGACCCGGAGGAAAGTGATGACCTGTCCGGGGTTGGGGAGGAAATCCTCAACGTGGCCACTGGAATCCGTAAGTTTGTCCAGGCGTGGGACGCGACCCCGACCGCCAGGACTACTAACGGAGGCCTGACAGAGAAGGTGGAGAGCGCTAACCCTAACACGACGG TGGAGAGCGGCGTCTCTTTGCTCCAGCTAATCGGAGACCCTCCACCGGATGCGATCACCAGGTCCTACGGGCCGAGGGGGGAGTCCGCCTACGTCTTCACCCCTGCGGCGGTGTCGGGCCAGCCGGCTCTGGCCCACGTCCCCAACCCTTTCTACCGCCACTTCTCCCTCGTCTTCCACCTCAAGCCATCCTCTCCCGCCGCCTCCGTCCTCTTCTCCATCACCGACGGACCCCAGAGGCTCATGTACATCGCCGTCAAGCTCAGCGCGGTTCAGTCCGGCCGTCAGAAGGTTCAGTTCTTCTACACCGAGCCCGATTCCGAGGCTTCGTACGAGGCGGCCAGCTTCGATGTGCCGAGCATGGTGGACAACTGGAGCCGCTTCTCGCTGGCTGTGTTCGAGGAGCAGGTGACTTTCTATCAGGGCTGCGACTCCGAGCCGCAGGTGGTGAAGTTTGAGCGTTCGCCGGATCCGATGGAGCTCGACGCCGGCGCCGGGATCTTTGTGGGTCAGGCAGGAGGAGCCAACCCTGACAAGTTCCAG ggcGAGATCGCAGAGCTGAAAGTGGTGGGAAACCCTCGGACCGCTGAGCGTTTGTGCGACGACGAGGACGACTCCGACGCC GCGTCTGGTGACTTCGGCAGCGGTGAAGGCGAcaggagacaaacaggacacacCGTGAgg accacgcctccctccctccgtcccgTCCCTCAGCCTCCTCTGAAACCCTCAGAGGGAACCAGACGCAAAGAAACAG ATTTCAGGTATCAGCCGTCGTCGGTGGACCAAAGCCGGGCCGGATCGCCGGGCCCAAGAG GTCCAGGTGGTTCTAAAGGTGAGAAAGGAGACAAGGGAGAGAAAGGCTCCAGCGGGGACAGAGGCCCCGCAGGACCGAAGGGAGAGTCCGGGTCCGGGTCCGGTTCTGGTTTCTCCTCTCAGGGTGGAGGACAGAAG GGAGAAAAG GGAGACAAAGGTCCGAAG GGTAGCTCCGGCTTCGGATACCCCGGCAATAAAGGCGAACGAGGAGCTCAGGGGCCTCCAGGGCAGCCTGGTCCTCCCGGACCTGCAGCTGAGGTGGTTCGGCTTGGGGACGGCTCTGTTGTGCAGCAGGTGTCTGGACCCCCCGGACCACCGGGACCACCAGGGGCAGACGGGCCTGCAGGGCCTGCAGGAGCTGATGGAGAGCCC ggaGATCCAGGAGAGGATGGGAAAGCT GGTCCATCTGGGCCACGAGGTTTCCCAGGAAGTCCAGGAACCGCTGGTGCCAAAGGAGAGAAG GGTGAGCGTGGAGAGAGTCAGCCAGGACCCAGAGGCCCCCCCGGTCCACCAGGACCTCCTGGACCAGGCACCGCTGACCGTCCA ACGTTCGTCGACATGGAGGGCTCAGGATTCCCCGACCGG GCTTACCGTGGTCTACCGGGCCTCCCTGGTCCTCCAGGTCCTCCCGGTCCTCCTGGAACATCAGTGGCACTCGGCACTAACGGTCCGGTAGCTTTCGGACCTCCTGGACCACCTGGACAAGACGGAGCACCTGGTCTACCT GgccctcctggtcctcctggtccACCGGGTCAACCAGGACTCATAGGAGCGAAG GGTGACGGCGGTGAGCTGGGACTTCCAGGAGCTTCAGGAGAAAAG CAAGACGAACAAGACTCCAACTTTTTCACGGGCCTCTTCTCTTACTTTGCTCCATCCTCTACG GGCGCTCAGGGTGACGCAGGACGAGCAGGCACACCAGGGCAGACCGGGCTGGCTGGGCTTCCAGGTCCAATGGGACCAGTTGGACCTCCGGGGCCACCGGGGCCACCGGGGCCACCGTACCGCGGTGGTTTTGCTTTT gGTGTCGATGGTAATTATGAGGGGAACAATGGTTTACCTGGAGTCAGTGGCCCACCTGGACCACAG GGTCCACCTGGTATTGCAGGACTTCCT GGTAAGCCAGGTTTACCAGGCACCCATGGAGCCAAAGGATCAGAAGGACCAAGAGGACCTCCTGGGATACCAGGTCTGGATGGATTCCCTGGACAGTCG ggtgaaaagggagagagaggagagaaaggagaggcg GGTGTACCAGGACGAGATGGCGGCCCACCTGGACCTCCAGGACCTCCCGGACCTCCGGGGCAGATCGCCTACCAGCCAACAAGCGAC TATAATGACGTTTATTGGAGCGAAGGGGCGCAG ggaAGAGGTGGTGTTCCGGGTCGAGCAGGATTCCCA GGGCCGATGGGACCAAAGGGAGATAAAGGAGACTCAGGTCCTCCAGGAAATGCACCTAAA GGACAGAAAGGAGAGCCCGGTCTCATCTTGGGGGCTGATGGGAGACCTCAGTACATCGGGCATCTGGCAGGACAGCCG GGCGAGAGAGGACCTCCTGGCCCAGTTGGACCTCCA gGTCCGTACGGTCCTGCAGGCCAGAAAGGAGAGATTGGGCTTCCAGGTAGACCG GGTCGACCAGGGCTGAACGGTGCcaaaggagagaggggagatttAGGCGGTGGAGCTGGATATGGTTACCCC GGTCCTCCAGGTCCACCAGGCCCCCCTGGACCACCTGGACCTACTTCTTCCTTTGACGGCTCCAGA ggACTTGATGATTACGCCAGGTATTACCCAG CCACTAAAGGAGAGAAAGGTGATCGTGGATTTCCAGGGACGCTTGATATTCCAG GTTTCGGGTCAAACATTGACATTTACACTTTAAAG ACTCAGATGAAAGGTGAAACAGGCAGCCCCGGTgtgaaaggagagaaaggagaaccGGGCGGAGGTGGAGGATATTACGACTCTCGATATGGATGGAGCGGGAGCGGACCCCCAGGAGAGCGTGGACCTCCT GGCCCACCGGGCGACACCATCATTGGCCCAGCGGGCCCTCAGGGGCCACCTGGTCAGCCAGGACGAGGCTATGATGGGCAACCTGGACCACCAGGGCCACCTGGACCTCCGGGAGCATCCTTCCCTGGAGCTAACAGGGGCACACAGA CTATCAATATTCCTGGACCGCCGGGACCACCTGGAGCACCTGGGCTACCTGGACACACCTCAGGG gtgacCGTGTTGAGGTCTTACGACACCATGACCGCCACCGCGAGAAGACAACCTGAGGGCACTCTGGTCTACATCATAGACCAAACAGATCTCTACCTGCGAGTCCGAGACGGAGTTCGCCAAGTCCAA ctCGGGGGCTACATCGCTCTGCCCAGCGAGGAT GGTAACGAGGTCGCGGCTGTGGAGCCTCCACCGGTCGTCCCCTACTACCCAGACCAGCAGTCCAACACGGACACCCAGAGGTCACCTGAGGCGCCGGTCCACCCCGACTCCAACCATCAGTCACACCCACACCAACATCACCCGACACACCCTCACCTACCTCACCCAACACACCCTCAACACCCATCAAACCCCGATCCCAGATACCCCACCCATTATGATCCCCGATATCATCCGGACCCGCGGTACCCATCGCCCTCAGATCCCAGATTTCCAAGTTACTCCGAGCGGTTGAATCTGCCGGACAGTCGATATTCTGTCGAGGAACAGCCTTCGTACCCAGACACTCGCTACACCGTCACTGCGCGAAGACCGCCTCCTCCTGTGCCCGAGACTCCAGTCCACCGTCACGTCTCAGGTCCAGGG CTCCACCTCATTGCCCTGAACAGCCCTCAGACCGGCGGCATGAAGGGCATCCGCGGTGCCGACTACATGTGCTTCACTCAGGCTCAGGCCATCGGGATGAAGGGAACATTTAGGGGCTTCCTGTCCTCCAGACTGCAGGACCTCCAAAGCATCGTCCGCAGGGCCGACAGGGACCACGTACCAATAGTGAACCTGAAG GACGAGGTTCTGTTTGACAGCTGGGACGCCATCTTTAATGACGGCAGAATAAAGGACAACCTGCCGATCTACTCCTTCGACGGCAAAGACGTTCTCAGTGACAGCACATG GCCAGAGAAGATGATGTGGCACGGGTCGACCGGCGCCGGGCTGAGGAACGTCGACGGCTTCTGCGAGACGTGGCGCGTGGGCAACCCGACGCTGACCGGCATGGCGTCGTCGCTGCAGAGCGGCAGCCTCCTCCAGCagacctccagcagctgctccagctcctaCGTGGTGCTGTGCATCGAGAACAGCTACACCGGCCACGCCAAgagatag
- the LOC119015192 gene encoding collagen alpha-1(XVIII) chain-like isoform X3 — protein sequence MLKIQTWLLLLALCAGNSEAWFWSTKEESTTETPTEGGTSDASMPTGATTPTWTTGAPETANTTKKKDDPEESDDLSGVGEEILNVATGIRKFVQAWDATPTARTTNGGLTEKVESANPNTTVESGVSLLQLIGDPPPDAITRSYGPRGESAYVFTPAAVSGQPALAHVPNPFYRHFSLVFHLKPSSPAASVLFSITDGPQRLMYIAVKLSAVQSGRQKVQFFYTEPDSEASYEAASFDVPSMVDNWSRFSLAVFEEQVTFYQGCDSEPQVVKFERSPDPMELDAGAGIFVGQAGGANPDKFQGEIAELKVVGNPRTAERLCDDEDDSDAASGDFGSGEGDRRQTGHTVRTTPPSLRPVPQPPLKPSEGTRRKETDFRYQPSSVDQSRAGSPGPRGPGGSKGEKGDKGEKGSSGDRGPAGPKGESGSGSGSGFSSQGGGQKGEKGDKGPKGSSGFGYPGNKGERGAQGPPGQPGPPGPAAEVVRLGDGSVVQQVSGPPGPPGPPGADGPAGPAGADGEPGDPGEDGKAGPSGPRGFPGSPGTAGAKGEKGERGESQPGPRGPPGPPGPPGPGTADRPTFVDMEGSGFPDRAYRGLPGLPGPPGPPGPPGTSVALGTNGPVAFGPPGPPGQDGAPGLPGPPGPPGPPGQPGLIGAKGDGGELGLPGASGEKQDEQDSNFFTGLFSYFAPSSTGAQGDAGRAGTPGQTGLAGLPGPMGPVGPPGPPGPPGPPYRGGFAFGVDGNYEGNNGLPGVSGPPGPQGPPGIAGLPGKPGLPGTHGAKGSEGPRGPPGIPGLDGFPGQSGEKGERGEKGEAGVPGRDGGPPGPPGPPGPPGQIAYQPTSDGRGGVPGRAGFPGPMGPKGDKGDSGPPGNAPKGQKGEPGLILGADGRPQYIGHLAGQPGERGPPGPVGPPGPYGPAGQKGEIGLPGRPGRPGLNGAKGERGDLGGGAGYGYPGPPGPPGPPGPPGPTSSFDGSRGLDDYARYYPATKGEKGDRGFPGTLDIPGFGSNIDIYTLKTQMKGETGSPGVKGEKGEPGGGGGYYDSRYGWSGSGPPGERGPPGPPGDTIIGPAGPQGPPGQPGRGYDGQPGPPGPPGPPGASFPGANRGTQTINIPGPPGPPGAPGLPGHTSGVTVLRSYDTMTATARRQPEGTLVYIIDQTDLYLRVRDGVRQVQLGGYIALPSEDGNEVAAVEPPPVVPYYPDQQSNTDTQRSPEAPVHPDSNHQSHPHQHHPTHPHLPHPTHPQHPSNPDPRYPTHYDPRYHPDPRYPSPSDPRFPSYSERLNLPDSRYSVEEQPSYPDTRYTVTARRPPPPVPETPVHRHVSGPGLHLIALNSPQTGGMKGIRGADYMCFTQAQAIGMKGTFRGFLSSRLQDLQSIVRRADRDHVPIVNLKDEVLFDSWDAIFNDGRIKDNLPIYSFDGKDVLSDSTWPEKMMWHGSTGAGLRNVDGFCETWRVGNPTLTGMASSLQSGSLLQQTSSSCSSSYVVLCIENSYTGHAKR from the exons ATGCTGAAGATCCAGACGTGGTTGCTTCTCCTGGCTCTCTGTGCCGGGAACTCGGAGGCCTGGTTTTGGTCCACAAAAGAGGAATCGACCACAGAAACCCCAACAGAGGGCGGGACATCAGATGCCTCCATGCCAACAGGTGCCACCACGCCAACATGGACGACAGGTGCCCCCGAGACGGCCAATACCACGAAGAAGAAGGATGACCCGGAGGAAAGTGATGACCTGTCCGGGGTTGGGGAGGAAATCCTCAACGTGGCCACTGGAATCCGTAAGTTTGTCCAGGCGTGGGACGCGACCCCGACCGCCAGGACTACTAACGGAGGCCTGACAGAGAAGGTGGAGAGCGCTAACCCTAACACGACGG TGGAGAGCGGCGTCTCTTTGCTCCAGCTAATCGGAGACCCTCCACCGGATGCGATCACCAGGTCCTACGGGCCGAGGGGGGAGTCCGCCTACGTCTTCACCCCTGCGGCGGTGTCGGGCCAGCCGGCTCTGGCCCACGTCCCCAACCCTTTCTACCGCCACTTCTCCCTCGTCTTCCACCTCAAGCCATCCTCTCCCGCCGCCTCCGTCCTCTTCTCCATCACCGACGGACCCCAGAGGCTCATGTACATCGCCGTCAAGCTCAGCGCGGTTCAGTCCGGCCGTCAGAAGGTTCAGTTCTTCTACACCGAGCCCGATTCCGAGGCTTCGTACGAGGCGGCCAGCTTCGATGTGCCGAGCATGGTGGACAACTGGAGCCGCTTCTCGCTGGCTGTGTTCGAGGAGCAGGTGACTTTCTATCAGGGCTGCGACTCCGAGCCGCAGGTGGTGAAGTTTGAGCGTTCGCCGGATCCGATGGAGCTCGACGCCGGCGCCGGGATCTTTGTGGGTCAGGCAGGAGGAGCCAACCCTGACAAGTTCCAG ggcGAGATCGCAGAGCTGAAAGTGGTGGGAAACCCTCGGACCGCTGAGCGTTTGTGCGACGACGAGGACGACTCCGACGCC GCGTCTGGTGACTTCGGCAGCGGTGAAGGCGAcaggagacaaacaggacacacCGTGAgg accacgcctccctccctccgtcccgTCCCTCAGCCTCCTCTGAAACCCTCAGAGGGAACCAGACGCAAAGAAACAG ATTTCAGGTATCAGCCGTCGTCGGTGGACCAAAGCCGGGCCGGATCGCCGGGCCCAAGAG GTCCAGGTGGTTCTAAAGGTGAGAAAGGAGACAAGGGAGAGAAAGGCTCCAGCGGGGACAGAGGCCCCGCAGGACCGAAGGGAGAGTCCGGGTCCGGGTCCGGTTCTGGTTTCTCCTCTCAGGGTGGAGGACAGAAG GGAGAAAAG GGAGACAAAGGTCCGAAG GGTAGCTCCGGCTTCGGATACCCCGGCAATAAAGGCGAACGAGGAGCTCAGGGGCCTCCAGGGCAGCCTGGTCCTCCCGGACCTGCAGCTGAGGTGGTTCGGCTTGGGGACGGCTCTGTTGTGCAGCAGGTGTCTGGACCCCCCGGACCACCGGGACCACCAGGGGCAGACGGGCCTGCAGGGCCTGCAGGAGCTGATGGAGAGCCC ggaGATCCAGGAGAGGATGGGAAAGCT GGTCCATCTGGGCCACGAGGTTTCCCAGGAAGTCCAGGAACCGCTGGTGCCAAAGGAGAGAAG GGTGAGCGTGGAGAGAGTCAGCCAGGACCCAGAGGCCCCCCCGGTCCACCAGGACCTCCTGGACCAGGCACCGCTGACCGTCCA ACGTTCGTCGACATGGAGGGCTCAGGATTCCCCGACCGG GCTTACCGTGGTCTACCGGGCCTCCCTGGTCCTCCAGGTCCTCCCGGTCCTCCTGGAACATCAGTGGCACTCGGCACTAACGGTCCGGTAGCTTTCGGACCTCCTGGACCACCTGGACAAGACGGAGCACCTGGTCTACCT GgccctcctggtcctcctggtccACCGGGTCAACCAGGACTCATAGGAGCGAAG GGTGACGGCGGTGAGCTGGGACTTCCAGGAGCTTCAGGAGAAAAG CAAGACGAACAAGACTCCAACTTTTTCACGGGCCTCTTCTCTTACTTTGCTCCATCCTCTACG GGCGCTCAGGGTGACGCAGGACGAGCAGGCACACCAGGGCAGACCGGGCTGGCTGGGCTTCCAGGTCCAATGGGACCAGTTGGACCTCCGGGGCCACCGGGGCCACCGGGGCCACCGTACCGCGGTGGTTTTGCTTTT gGTGTCGATGGTAATTATGAGGGGAACAATGGTTTACCTGGAGTCAGTGGCCCACCTGGACCACAG GGTCCACCTGGTATTGCAGGACTTCCT GGTAAGCCAGGTTTACCAGGCACCCATGGAGCCAAAGGATCAGAAGGACCAAGAGGACCTCCTGGGATACCAGGTCTGGATGGATTCCCTGGACAGTCG ggtgaaaagggagagagaggagagaaaggagaggcg GGTGTACCAGGACGAGATGGCGGCCCACCTGGACCTCCAGGACCTCCCGGACCTCCGGGGCAGATCGCCTACCAGCCAACAAGCGAC ggaAGAGGTGGTGTTCCGGGTCGAGCAGGATTCCCA GGGCCGATGGGACCAAAGGGAGATAAAGGAGACTCAGGTCCTCCAGGAAATGCACCTAAA GGACAGAAAGGAGAGCCCGGTCTCATCTTGGGGGCTGATGGGAGACCTCAGTACATCGGGCATCTGGCAGGACAGCCG GGCGAGAGAGGACCTCCTGGCCCAGTTGGACCTCCA gGTCCGTACGGTCCTGCAGGCCAGAAAGGAGAGATTGGGCTTCCAGGTAGACCG GGTCGACCAGGGCTGAACGGTGCcaaaggagagaggggagatttAGGCGGTGGAGCTGGATATGGTTACCCC GGTCCTCCAGGTCCACCAGGCCCCCCTGGACCACCTGGACCTACTTCTTCCTTTGACGGCTCCAGA ggACTTGATGATTACGCCAGGTATTACCCAG CCACTAAAGGAGAGAAAGGTGATCGTGGATTTCCAGGGACGCTTGATATTCCAG GTTTCGGGTCAAACATTGACATTTACACTTTAAAG ACTCAGATGAAAGGTGAAACAGGCAGCCCCGGTgtgaaaggagagaaaggagaaccGGGCGGAGGTGGAGGATATTACGACTCTCGATATGGATGGAGCGGGAGCGGACCCCCAGGAGAGCGTGGACCTCCT GGCCCACCGGGCGACACCATCATTGGCCCAGCGGGCCCTCAGGGGCCACCTGGTCAGCCAGGACGAGGCTATGATGGGCAACCTGGACCACCAGGGCCACCTGGACCTCCGGGAGCATCCTTCCCTGGAGCTAACAGGGGCACACAGA CTATCAATATTCCTGGACCGCCGGGACCACCTGGAGCACCTGGGCTACCTGGACACACCTCAGGG gtgacCGTGTTGAGGTCTTACGACACCATGACCGCCACCGCGAGAAGACAACCTGAGGGCACTCTGGTCTACATCATAGACCAAACAGATCTCTACCTGCGAGTCCGAGACGGAGTTCGCCAAGTCCAA ctCGGGGGCTACATCGCTCTGCCCAGCGAGGAT GGTAACGAGGTCGCGGCTGTGGAGCCTCCACCGGTCGTCCCCTACTACCCAGACCAGCAGTCCAACACGGACACCCAGAGGTCACCTGAGGCGCCGGTCCACCCCGACTCCAACCATCAGTCACACCCACACCAACATCACCCGACACACCCTCACCTACCTCACCCAACACACCCTCAACACCCATCAAACCCCGATCCCAGATACCCCACCCATTATGATCCCCGATATCATCCGGACCCGCGGTACCCATCGCCCTCAGATCCCAGATTTCCAAGTTACTCCGAGCGGTTGAATCTGCCGGACAGTCGATATTCTGTCGAGGAACAGCCTTCGTACCCAGACACTCGCTACACCGTCACTGCGCGAAGACCGCCTCCTCCTGTGCCCGAGACTCCAGTCCACCGTCACGTCTCAGGTCCAGGG CTCCACCTCATTGCCCTGAACAGCCCTCAGACCGGCGGCATGAAGGGCATCCGCGGTGCCGACTACATGTGCTTCACTCAGGCTCAGGCCATCGGGATGAAGGGAACATTTAGGGGCTTCCTGTCCTCCAGACTGCAGGACCTCCAAAGCATCGTCCGCAGGGCCGACAGGGACCACGTACCAATAGTGAACCTGAAG GACGAGGTTCTGTTTGACAGCTGGGACGCCATCTTTAATGACGGCAGAATAAAGGACAACCTGCCGATCTACTCCTTCGACGGCAAAGACGTTCTCAGTGACAGCACATG GCCAGAGAAGATGATGTGGCACGGGTCGACCGGCGCCGGGCTGAGGAACGTCGACGGCTTCTGCGAGACGTGGCGCGTGGGCAACCCGACGCTGACCGGCATGGCGTCGTCGCTGCAGAGCGGCAGCCTCCTCCAGCagacctccagcagctgctccagctcctaCGTGGTGCTGTGCATCGAGAACAGCTACACCGGCCACGCCAAgagatag